A window of Theropithecus gelada isolate Dixy chromosome 14, Tgel_1.0, whole genome shotgun sequence contains these coding sequences:
- the MTCH2 gene encoding mitochondrial carrier homolog 2 isoform X4, whose translation MIARSAATLITHPFHVITLRSMVQFIGRESKYCGLCDSIVTIYREEGILGFFAGLVPRLLGDILSLWLCNSLAYLVNTYALDSGVSTMNEMKSYSQAVTGFFASMLTYPFVLVSNLMAVNNCGLAGGCPPYSPIYTSWIDCWCMLQKEGNMSRGNSLFFRKVPFGKTYCCDLKMLI comes from the exons ATGATCGCTCGTTCTGCTGCTACCCTCATCACACATCCCTTCCATG TGATCACTCTGAGATCTATGGTACAGTTCATTGGCAGAGAATCCAAGTACTg TGGACTTTGTGATTCCATAGTAACCATCTATCGGGAAGAGGGCATTCTAGGATTTTTCGC GGGTCTTGTTCCTCGCCTTCTAGGTGACATCCTTTCTTTGTGGCTGTGTAACTCACTGGCCTACCTCGTCAATACCTATGCACTGGACAGTGGG GTTTCTAccatgaatgaaatgaagagttATTCTCAAGCTGTCACAGGA ttttttgCGAGTATGTTGACCTATCCCTTTGTGCTTGTCTCCAATCTTATGGCTGTCAACAACTGTGG tcttGCTGGTGGATGCCCTCCTTACTCCCCAATATATACGTCTTGGATAGATTGTTGGTGCATGCTACAAAaagag ggGAATATGAGCCGAGGAAATAGCTTGTTTTTCCGGAAGGTCCCCTTTGGGAAGACTTATTGTTGTGACCTGAAAATGTTAATTTGA
- the MTCH2 gene encoding mitochondrial carrier homolog 2 isoform X5 → MVQFIGRESKYCGLCDSIVTIYREEGILGFFAGLVPRLLGDILSLWLCNSLAYLVNTYALDSGVSTMNEMKSYSQAVTGFFASMLTYPFVLVSNLMAVNNCGLAGGCPPYSPIYTSWIDCWCMLQKEGNMSRGNSLFFRKVPFGKTYCCDLKMLI, encoded by the exons ATGGTACAGTTCATTGGCAGAGAATCCAAGTACTg TGGACTTTGTGATTCCATAGTAACCATCTATCGGGAAGAGGGCATTCTAGGATTTTTCGC GGGTCTTGTTCCTCGCCTTCTAGGTGACATCCTTTCTTTGTGGCTGTGTAACTCACTGGCCTACCTCGTCAATACCTATGCACTGGACAGTGGG GTTTCTAccatgaatgaaatgaagagttATTCTCAAGCTGTCACAGGA ttttttgCGAGTATGTTGACCTATCCCTTTGTGCTTGTCTCCAATCTTATGGCTGTCAACAACTGTGG tcttGCTGGTGGATGCCCTCCTTACTCCCCAATATATACGTCTTGGATAGATTGTTGGTGCATGCTACAAAaagag ggGAATATGAGCCGAGGAAATAGCTTGTTTTTCCGGAAGGTCCCCTTTGGGAAGACTTATTGTTGTGACCTGAAAATGTTAATTTGA